Proteins encoded by one window of Bos indicus x Bos taurus breed Angus x Brahman F1 hybrid chromosome 12, Bos_hybrid_MaternalHap_v2.0, whole genome shotgun sequence:
- the GPR183 gene encoding G-protein coupled receptor 183: protein MDIKMDNFTTPSAASLESDCDLYAHHHTARILMPLHYSIVFIIGLVGNLLALIVIIQNRKKINSTTLYSTNLVISDILFTTALPTRIAYYALGFDWRIGDALCRITALVFYINTYAGVNFMTCLSIDRFFAVVHPLRYNKIKRIEHAKCICIFVWILVFGQTLPLLINPMSKQEAERTTCMEYPNFEETKSLPWILLGACFIGYVLPLVIILICYSQICCKLFKTAKQNPLTEKSGVNKKALNTIIFIIVVFVVCFTPYHVAIIQHMIKKLRLPGLLECSQRHSFQISLHFTVCLMNFNCCMDPFIYFFACKGYKRKVMKMLKRQVSVSISSAVRSAPEENSREMTETQMMIHSKSLNGK, encoded by the coding sequence ATGGATATAAAAATGGACAATTTTACGACACCCTCTGCAGCTTCTCTGGAAAGCGACTGTGATCTCTATGCCCACCACCATACAGCCAGGATCCTCATGCCACTGCATTACAGCATCGTCTTCATAATTGGGCTTGTGGGAAACTTACTGGCCTTGATTGTCATtattcaaaacaggaaaaaaatcaactctACCACTCTCTATTCAACCAACTTGGTGATTTCAGATATACTTTTTACCACGGCTCTGCCTACACGGATAGCCTACTATGCGCTGGGCTTTGACTGGAGAATCGGCGATGCCCTGTGTAGGATAACCGCTCTTGTGTTTTACATCAACACATACGCAGGTGTGAACTTCATGACCTGCCTGAGCATTGACCGGTTCTTTGCTGTGGTGCACCCCCTGCGGTATAATAAGATAAAAAGAATTGAACATGCAAAATGCATCTGCATATTTGTCTGGATTCTGGTATTTGGTCAAACACTCCCACTACTCATAAACCCTATGTCAAAACAGGAGGCTGAAAGGACTACGTGCATGGAATATCCAAACTTCGAGGAAACCAAATCCCTCCCCTGGATTCTGCTTGGTGCCTGTTTCATAGGATACGTACTTCCGCTTGTCATTATTCTTATCTGCTATTCTCAAATCTGTTGCAAGCTCTTTAAAACTGCCAAACAGAACCCGCTAACTGAGAAATCTGGGGTCAACAAAAAGGCTCTcaacacaattatttttataattgttgtGTTTGTTGTATGTTTCACGCCTTATCATGTTGCAATTATTCAACACATGATCAAGAAGCTTCGTCTTCCCGGTCTCCTGGAATGTAGCCAAAGACATTCATTCCAGATATCTCTGCACTTTACAGTATGTCTGATGAACTTCAACTGCTGCATGGacccttttatatatttttttgcatgtaAAGGGTACAAGAGAAAGGTCATGAAGATGTTGAAACGTCAAGTCAGTGTATCAATTTCCAGTGCTGTGAGGTCAGCCCCTGAAGAAAACTCACGTGAAATGACAGAAACTCAAATGATGATACATTCCAAGTCTTTAAatggaaagtaa